In one window of Phyllopteryx taeniolatus isolate TA_2022b chromosome 23, UOR_Ptae_1.2, whole genome shotgun sequence DNA:
- the shroom4 gene encoding protein Shroom4 isoform X4, translating to MSGICQATRIEKKERGKGGSTVGLSKPCAGSLSPSPPGGRGSRRVQRKEELDPRTRSQRLHCSDVESERVELDICLRMLLARRSVCVSSAHRPLLPNRLCRRSIPHIRPASWLLSALSELPPPPPPPPPLLPHPADSPPLPPPPTPPAMQLHPCACPLTWNTSENSDLPTQWGQLCRPYSSTDRSSSLGSMESLDTAAPITQPYSDSHNSPVDPALFNSKRDSAYSSFSASSNMSDYAAVPLRPGDVCSMDNFLQSLGPPCPNSAAADGGSSAEGQRAVFKFRSLTRPRQRPVEVKERPSSCSYEEDRRGGDFDVIRNGECAIEAQTNPTQPSNRMDSFKNTPSCPNPPNKRRASAPTDISYEENVPSPNSELGIHNGFIKVGEGSQTGHVERHYSVNQTEEHACDLRDGADTTTDQLSRVTLASAGPPSLTSQASLEFHERSQITHSVSAGLHWPNDPEKTQLQFLRFKNNNSSPEPYSQSYPSESCSSQWSPGPIASQGPSNSHCLEPANKWGESCCSTPGSVFLEEGMGVIKHHHPWGRSVSVPEEPDGPSTQARLGSDQILGNFEPLRAAASVDTLLEEQRTGERTRGEDKLKDNAAVDATKRKPNSSRNHRRNRRRNERFATNLRNEIQRKKAQLQRSGGPGGLLSCGETVQEEEGADLYEESGDPDTEVKERGTKVLLDSPVDSTKCTSAPDEKLITSNKINGDNSHTTAAIQIVDSGVPNFGVGVRVVEEPAPAGKARRWRWTPEHKLQPEPKPSRLYGVIGESVLGVTQSRQGVCAFTSASTSSCGRSASCSRMEESDILPFADRRKFFEETSKLVAGSKVSGLSSHKSQEGEHGQYTNQRRYSYQGGLHQELPSGSTSRDRQQESEWGESARERKRDNMLREREMQQEKERWERKVEKERLREKEQQERVRRWEREREMELELERAREEEHLQKEREEELGRERKEFNSRSCMEGRNHDENSHPSRSSQVPPSAFYPVNQPSRPTLYQGLAARSNTPTQLQYPARQHETSKLNRKYSLTERDYTDWRQECQPPDGIGLHHRPSHQASRTARQVVGDRSDCNGHTAAPLSQRGRAMSENDLHFDGGQRWSPSHSAGAGQTLSEVEEGVEHLLTQKKKKPPPRPPPPKWEQFHRRRASHHTLFPSSSTVPPQHPNTPPPSVERHTSAHSTSEQSRQRSYSLPPQGQEVAESCPRCSCNQPRTREHAFAHVPSDRRQFPELSFSVAPPSPMFSRRAFGSAVPTYFDQHEREIPPPPAPWSSVSEADSSHNKMWNPHKPSPSVRPGAEWERTLSPRIQINNMLPPALANGHLGGVLPPESYSALDDKQQQQMCVGEDVQSGEPSKVPETGTESETTLSPSPTHSLEAELDVPLETDIDDFQGDDGLPVEEELPCFALPVTVLETDIDTLPEPRAEPVGGVRAEEEELESSREGLSLDELFPHSSEGESGTESWRGAFHNPEHNSDSLDRRSGTSSSCSSYYSTSAAKAQLLSQMKDLTDNKEREDDDELTYKRQLMESLRKKLGVLREAQRGLQDDVRANAQLGEEVESMVVAVCKPNEVAKFRMFIGDLDKVVSLLLSLSGRLLRAETTLDTLNPDTDDDERLSLLEKKRQLMRQLSEAQDLKEHVDHREQAVSRVLARCLSPEQHRDYSHFVKMKAALLVEQKQLEDKIRLGEEQLRGLRESLGLGLGLGLGLSVGYGHY from the exons ATGTCAGGAATCTGCCAAGCGACACGCAT CGAGAAGAAGGAGCGAGGAAAAGGAGGATCCACGGTCGGGCTTTCCAAACCGTGCGCCGGGAGCCTTTCTCCGAGCCCCCCCGGCGGTCGTGGCTCGCGCCGTGTCCAGCGGAAGGAGGAGCTTGATCCCAGAACGCGATCTCAGAGGCTTCATTGTTCGGACGTGGAGAGCGAACGCGTTGAACTTGACATTTGCCTTCGGATGCTTCTTGCTCGTCGCTCTG TGTGTGTCTCCAGCGCTCACCGTCCGCTTCTGCCCAATCGTCTCTGCAGGCGCAGCATCCCGCACATCAGGCCCGCGTCCTGGCTTCTGAGCGCGCTGTCCGAGCTGCCGCCccctcctccgcctcccccaCCCCTCCTCCCTCACCCCGCCGACTCCCCCCCGCTACCCCCGCCTCCCACTCCACCTGCCATGCAGCTCCACCCCTGCGCCTGCCCGCTAACCTGGAACACGAGTGAGAACAG TGACTTGCCCACGCAGTGGGGTCAGCTGTGCCGACCGTACTCGTCCACAGATCGGAGCAGTTCCCTGGGCTCCATGGAGAGCTTGGACACAGCCGCACCCATTACGCAGCCTTACTCCGACTCGCACAATTCACCCGTGGACCCGGCACTCTTCAATAGCAAGCGAGACTCTGCCTACAGCTCGTTCTCCGCCAGCTCAAACATGTCCGACTACGCCGCAGTGCCGCTCAGACCCGGTGACGTATGCTCCATGGACAATTTCCTCCAAAGCCTGGGGCCGCCTTGTCCGAACTCCGCCGCCGCTGACGGAGGTTCATCTGCTGAGGGACAGCGGGCTGTATTCAAGTTCAGGTCATTGACCAGGCCCAGGCAAAGGCCTGTGGAGGTCAAAGAGAGGCCCTCCTCCTGCTCGTATGAGGAGGACAGGAGGGGAGGGGACTTCGATGTCATAAGAAATGGAGAATGCGCAATAGAAGCACAGACCAATCCCACTCAGCCTTCAAACAGAATGGACAGTTTCAAGAACACCCCGAGTTGCCCTAATCCTCCAAACAAGCGTCGCGCTTCTGCTCCGACTGATATTTCCTATGAGGAAAACGTGCCTTCTCCAAACAGTGAACTGGGAATTCATAATGGCTTCATCAAAGTCGGAGAAGGCAGCCAAACTGGTCATGTAGAACGCCACTATAGCGTAAATCAAACGGAAGAACATGCATGTGATTTGAGAGACGGTGCCGACACAACCACAGATCAGCTCTCTCGGGTCACTCTAGCCTCTGCTGGACCTCCTTCATTAACTTCGCAAGCCTCACTAGAGTTTCACGAGCGGTCTCAAATCACGCACTCCGTTTCTGCAGGTCTTCACTGGCCAAATGACCCAGAGAAGACACAACTTCAGTTTTTGCGGTTTAAGAACAATAACTCTTCGCCGGAACCTTACAGTCAGTCATATCCCTCGGAATCTTGTAGCAGCCAGTGGTCTCCAGGCCCCATAGCGAGCCAAGGACCGTCAAACAGCCATTGCCTGGAGCCAGCAAACAAATGGGGCGAAAGCTGCTGCTCAACCCCTGGATCTGTGTTCTTGGAGGAAGGAATGGGAGTTATTAAGCATCACCACCCTTGGGGCCGCTCTGTGAGTGTACCTGAGGAGCCAGATGGGCCTTCAACACAGGCCAGGCTGGGTTCTGACCAAATACTTGGAAATTTTGAGCCTCTTCGTGCCGCTGCAAGTGTCGACACTTTACTGGAGGAGCAAAGGACAGGTGAGAGAACAAGAGGTGAAGACAAATTAAAGGACAATGCTGCAGTCGACGCAACCAAGAGGAAGCCAAACTCATCGAGGAACCATCGGCGAAACCGCCGCCGCAACGAGCGCTTTGCAACCAACCTCAGAAATGAGATCCAAAGGAAGAAGGCCCAACTTCAGAGGAGCGGCGGCCCAGGAGGATTGCTCTCCTGCGGGGAAACTGTCCAGGAAGAGGAGGGTGCAGACCTCTATGAGGAGTCTGGAGACCCGGACACTGAAGTCAAAGAAAGAGGAACCAAAGTTCTGTTAGACTCGCCTGTTGATTCCACCAAGTGCACCAGTGCACCAGATGAGAAATTAATCacttcaaacaaaataaacgGTGACAATTCGCACACAACCGCAGCCATTCAGATTGTGGACTCAGGCGTTCCAAATTTCGGTGTTGGCGTCCGAGTTGTTGAGGAGCCAGCTCCTGCAGGCAAAGCTCGCCGGTGGCGTTGGACTCCCGAGCATAAGCTCCAACCAGAACCAAAACCCAGCAGACTGTACGGTGTCATTGGAGAGAGTGTGTTAGGAGTCACCCAGTCAAGGCAAGGGGTTTGCGCCTTCACCTCCGCTTCCACATCCTCCTGTGGCCgttctgcttcctgttctcGAATGGAAGAGTCTGACATCCTTCCATTTGCAGATAGAAGGAAGTTTTTTGAGGAGACAAGCAAGTTAGTGGCTGGTTCCAAGGTGTCTGGTCTCTCAAGTCACAAGTCCCAGGAAGGGGAGCACGGTCAGTACACAAACCAACGAAGATACTCCTATCAGGGTGGGCTCCACCAAGAATTGCCATCAGGATCTACCAGCCGAGACAGACAACAGGAGAGTGAATGGGGGGAGAGTGCGAGGGAAAGAAAGAGGGACAACATGCTACGAGAAAGGGAGATGCAGCAGGAGAAGGAAAGATGGGAAAGGAAAGTGGAAAAAGAGAGGCTCAGGGAGAAGGAGCAACAGGAAAGGGTGAGACGGTGGGAAAGGGAACGCGAGATGGAGCTTGAGTTGGAGAGGGCCAGGGAGGAGGAACATCTCCAAAAAGAACGAGAGGAAGAGTTGGGTCGGGAAAGGAAAGAGTTTAACAGCAGGTCTTGCATGGAAGGAAGGAATCACGACGAAAACTCCCATCCTAGCCGCAGCAGCCAAGTCCCGCCATCTGCTTTCTACCCAGTTAACCAACCTTCACGGCCAACTTTGTACCAGGGACTCGCAGCAAGGAGCAACACCCCCACACAA TTGCAGTATCCCGCCCGGCAACATGAAACAAGCAAACTGAACAGGAAGTACAGCCTGACAGAGAG AGACTACACCGACTGGAGACAGGAGTGCCAGCCACCAGACGGCATCGGTCTGCATCATCGGCCTTCCCATCAGGCTTCACGGACCGCAAGGCAGGTGGTCGGCGACAGAAGTGACTGCAACGGACACACGGCGGCCCCCCTCTCACAGCGGGGGCGCGCCATGTCCGAAAACGATCTCCACTTCGATGGTGGTCAGCGCTGGTCGCCGTCGCACTCCGCCGGGGCCGGCCAGACGCTGAGCGAAGTGGAGGAAGGAGTGGAACACCTGTTGacccagaagaagaaaaaacctCCCCCGAGGCCACCGCCGCCCAAGTGGGAGCAGTTCCACCGCAGGCGTGCATCCCACCACACGCTGTTTCCCTCTTCTTCTACTGTTCCGCCACAACATCCCAACACGCCCCCACCCTCGGTGGAACGCCACACTTCCGCTCATTCTACCTCTGAGCAGTCCAGGCAGAGGTCGTACAGCCTTCCGCCGCAGGGACAGGAAGTGGCGGAGAGCTGCCCGCGCTGCAGCTGCAACCAACCTCGGACTCGAGAACACGCCTTCGCCCACGTCCCGTCCGATCGCCGTCAGTTCCCCGAGCTCTCCTTTTCCGTCGCCCCGCCCAGTCCCATGTTCTCCAGGCGGGCCTTCGGGTCTGCGGTCCCGACATACTTTGACCAGCATGAGAGGGAGATCCCGCCCCCGCCAGCACCTTGGAGCAG TGTGTCTGAGGCAGACAGCAGCCATAATAAAATGTGGAATCCTCACAAGCCGTCACCCAGCGTGAGACCTGGAGCTGAGTGGGAGAGAACGCTGTCTCCCAGAATTCAAATTAACAACATGCTTCCACCTGCCTTGGCAAATGGACACCTTGGTGGTGTTTTACCTCCTGAATCTTACTCTGCGCTGGAcgacaagcagcagcagcagatgtGTGTGGGTGAAGACGTCCAGAGCGGTGAGCCTTCAAAGGTCCCTGAAACAGGAACAGAGTCGGAGACGACCCTCAGCCCAAGCCCCACGCACAGCCTGGAGGCAGAACTGGATGTCCCTTTAGAAACGGACATAGACGACTTCCAGGGAGATGACGGACTTCCTGTAGAGGAGGAGCTTCCTTGCTTCGCATTGCCGGTCACTGTCTTGGAGACGGACATCGACACCTTGCCGGAGCCGCGGGCCGAGCCGGTGGGCGGCGTccgggcggaggaggaggagctggagagCAGCAGGGAAGGGCTGAGCTTGGACGAGCTCTTCCCCCACAGTAGTGAGGGAGAGTCGGGCACGGAGAGCTGGAGGGGCGCCTTCCATAACCCCGAGCACAATAGTGACAGCTTGGATAG GCGGTCCGGCACGAGTTCTAGCTGCTCTTCTTATTACAGCACGTCGGCGGCCAAAGCTCAGCTCTTGTCTCAGATGAAGGACTTGACCGATAACAAAGAGCGGGAAGATGACGACGAGCTCACGTACAAG AGACAGCTAATGGAGAGCCTGCGCAAGAAACTCGGGGTACTGAGGGAAGCCCAGCGGGGGCTCCAGGACGACGTCCGGGCCAATGCGCAGCTGGGGGAGGAGGTGGAGAGCATGGTGGTGGCCGTCTGCAAGCCTAACGAGGTGGCCAAGTTCCGCATGTTCATCGGTGACCTGGATAAGGTGGTCAGCTTGCTGCTGTCGCTGTCGGGGCGTCTGCTGAGGGCGGAGACCACGCTGGACACGCTCAACCCTGATACGGACGATGACGAGAGG CTCTCCCTGCTGGAGAAAAAGCGCCAGCTCATGAGGCAGCTGTCAGAGGCCCAGGACTTGAAGGAGCACGTCGACCACAGGGAGCAGGCCGTCAGCCGCGTTCTGGCCCGATGCCTCTCTCCGGAGCAGCACCGAGACTACAG CCACTTTGTGAAGATGAAGGCCGCCCTGCTGGTGGAGCAGAAGCAGCTGGAGGACAAGATCCGTCTGGGAGAGGAGCAACTGAGGGGGCTCAGGGAGAGTCTGGGGCTGGGCCTCGGTCTGGGATTGGGACTGTCCGTGGGATACGGGCATTACTAA